From the Brachyspira suanatina genome, the window TGATTATTATTCATAAAGAACTAAAAAATTAAATATAATAAGTGTTAATTATAACATATATTTTACTTGTTAGAAATAATAATTTCTTTTATTTTTATATAACACAATTTAATAATAGATCTAAGTTATAACATAATATAAACTTTATTTATTAATATAATTTTATATACTATAGTTTTATAATAAATTAGTATTTTTTTAATAAATCAAATACTATAAAAAATATTATTAATGTTCTTAGTTTGTATATAATATACAATAAAATAGACATTCTATACTAATATTTTATTGACAGATAACTTTAATATGTTATAATATAACATATTACTGTATAGTAAACTAGAAGAAAAAATTTAAGGATATATTATGATTAGCAGAACACAAATTATGCGTTTATTAAAATACAAGAATGCTTTAAGACGCATGAAGAGTTTCGGATTTATAAAAGCATATTCTAATAATTTAGGGGATGCAATAGGTATAACATCAGTTCAAGTAAGAAAAGATTTTTCATTATTTAACATTTCTGGAAATAAGAAAGGCGGATATAATATAGACGATTTACTAGAACAAATTGACAGCATATTAGGTAAACAAATATCACATAATATTATACTTGTAGGATATGGTAAAATAGGAAAAGCTCTAGTTAATTATAGAGGATTTGAAAGTGAATCTATAAAAATAGTTGCAGCATTTGATCATAATCCTGAAAAAATTGATAGAAATGCATCTATACCAATACTTCCTATAGAAGAATTAAAAGATTTTATAATCAATAATAAAATAGAAATAGCAATATTGACTGTACCTGATTTGGAAGCTCAAAGAATGTTTGATGTTATATGTAATGCCGGTATAAAAGGTGTTTTAAATTTTGCTCCTATAAAACTTTTAGAAAGACCTGATTGTATAATCAATGATGTTAATATAGCTGATGAGATTGAATCTTTATTCTATTTTATAAATGATGTGAAAGATACTTCTTCAAGCAGTAAAAAGCATAAAGAAAAAGCAGATAAAAATAATTGATAAAGTTATGAAAATAAAAAATAGGGACTTATGCAGTCCCTATTTTTGTATTCTATATTTATTAATGCATTATTTATTATAAGTTAGACTTGCTCTAGTGAGTAAATCAATAACTTCTGTGTTGCCATTTTCCATAGCATACATTAAAGCAGTCTTTTTAAATTTATCTAAAGTATTTAAATGAGCACCTGCATTAATTAAATATTCTACTGAAGCATAATCTCCGTTTTCAGCAGCAAACATTAAAGCAGTTTTTCCGTCATTATCAGCAATATTTAAATTTGCTTTATTCATTATTAAAGAATTTACAGCCTCACTTTTACCAGCAATTGCTGCCCATATTAAAGCAGTTCTTCCATCTCTCATTTTGAAGTTTATATCAGATTTTCCTATGAGTAATGATGATATAACATCTGTTAAACCTAATGTAGAGGCTAGGGCAAGAGGTGTAATATTACCATAAGGGCCATAAGTAGCAACTATATTTGCATCAGCTCCTCTTTCTAATAAAAGTCTTGCAATATCATTATTTCCTCTGGCTATAGCATAGAATAGGGCATTAGCACCATATTCATTTATATAATTAATATCGCTTCCTTTATCTAATAATAATCTTACTATTAAGTCATGGTTATTATAAGAAGCTACCATTAAAGGAGTCATATTATAATTTATTCCATCATCATTTCCGCTTCTATAAGTACCCATCATTTTTAAATCTGCATTTGCATTAACTATCATTTCTACTATGCTGTAATATCCTTTTCCTGCTGCCTGTAATAATGCTGTTGTACCACTATTTATTTTTATATTAGGATTAGCATTTTTAGCAAGCAAATAAGAAACTATATCAACATAGCCTGCATCTGCGGCATAAGTTAAAGCTGTTTTTCCATGTATACATGTGAGATTAACATTTGCATTTTGGGATAAAAGAAGAAGTACAATATCCTTATATCCTTTAGAAGCTGCTGTGATTAAGGCATTATGCCCTTGACTATCTCCGTAGTCTATGAAACTTGAAATAGGTCCTTGTGAGATTAATCTTTTTATGCCGTTAGTATCTCCAGCATTAGCATAATCTAGTAACTGATCTAATCTTCCTGTATTAGGCATTTGTGCGAACAAGGCGAAAAAAGTATTTAAAAATATCAAAATAAAACTTAAATAACGCATTTTTAATTCTTCCTTAAAGTATAGAATTTTTGCTGTTATCAAATTTCGGAATAAGATATATTAATTTTAATTAGTTTATGATTTATTTTTACTATTATTTAAATAATATTTATAAAGTTCTTTTTTAGTAGAATATAAACTTACACCTTTTATAGGGCTTATTTTCAAAGTTATTGTAGATAATTTAATCTTTCTTGAAGCATTAACATATAAATATCTTTCCCTTAAGGCATTTATTATATCAATACTTATTCCTTTTTCATTGATTCCATTATTGTAGTATTCATAAACTTCTTTGCTTTCTTCAATATTATACTGTAGATCATTAAGTATTTTAAAAAAGTGTTTTTCTGTGAAGCGGCTTGTAAATATAATAGCCTGTAAATCTCTATAATTATTTTCATCTGTAATAAGATTCTTAAGTATATTATTATGCTCTAATATTATTAAATCTGTATCTCTTGCACTATTCTCATTTTTTCTTTTGCATTTTGAAAATACATCTGCTATACCTATTTTATTTTCTTCAAAAAGTTTTTTCTTCTTAATCTTATTAAAGAGAAAATCATCGGAGCTTTTATAATCTATACAAAAACAGTCAGCTATTATTTTCCAAAACTCGCTTCTTTTACTTGAATAATACCAGGCATTATTTTGTTCTTCTTTACTTAATTTTTCAAACTTTTCTATATTAGAATACAATGGAACAGGAAAAGTACCTAATATCAAAATTTTCATTTTATTAGGAAAGAAATTTATATCATTAAATAAATGCTTTTCAATATTCATTTTTTTATTATCCAAATAATTATAGAGCTTATTATTATTACAGCTCCTAAAATGCCAGTAAGTATTCTAACTCCAATCTCACCGAACATTTCATATATGCTTATCATAAAATTTGATCTGTTATTGTTTAAAAGCCAATTCCATTTAAAAATCGCAGCTAGAATAAATAGAAGTCCTATTAATATTCCAAATAAATAGGGAAATTTTTTTATATAATTTATTAAACTTTCCATATATTATAATTATATTATATTTATTTATAAAATCAAAATTATTTAAATTTTTAAATTTCCATAACGCACGGTAAGTAAACTCTTATATATAATGATAATTGCAATTAAATAATACGCTCAATAATTATAATAATATTCTGCGTGCGGTGAATGCATTGTAAATTTAAATGACACTTGGGTGGGTAGCCAAAAAATTCTAATTAGATTATAAAGAAATAAAAAATTAAAATTGCAAAATAAATTAAAAAGCCTAGAGGGTGGGGGATGAAAATAAATTTTTAAAACTTTAATTACATTGCACTATATTTAAGATTCACTGCTATGACATTTTTGTTTATTGTTTATGTGAATATTAAAATTATTTTATATATATGTGCTTTTGCAGCTTTGATGAAGTTCGGGAAAAGTTGATAAAAATAAATTTAAAAATTTAATTACATTTGCCCGCCCTTTTAGATTCTGTACTTTTATAAAAAATATAAACTTTATTTATTTTTAAAACTTGAATTATAAATTATAGCACCCGCCCAAGTGTTTATTAGATTTAAAATTTTTTTCAACGCACGTATAGATAATTTTTTTAATATGATGAAATTTGAGTTTGAGATAAACTTATATTTTTAGTTTTATCTAACGTGTGGTGAGTTATTCCTGATTAACTAGCTTTTCTTCACTGCCATTAACTTTACCATCTTTGTCTACTTTTACAGTGAATATTTTTGAAACGCCTTTCTCTTCAGCAGTTATTCCATAATAAGCATCAGCTATAGTTGCAGATACTTCATCATGCGTAATGATTAAGAACTGAGTTTTATCAGATAGATTTTTAACCATGTTTTTGTATCTTATAATGTTCGCTCCGTCAAGTGCAGCATCCACCTCATCAAGTATACAGAAAGGACTAGGACGATATAGGAATATCGCAAATACTAAAGCAAGCCCTGTCATAGTAAGCTCGCCGCCTGAATAAGATACAATGTTCTCCATTCTTTTTCCCGGAGGCTGAGCGAATATATCTATAGGGCTGTTTAATAAATCTTCTTCATTTTGTATTTTAAGTCCGGCATTTCCTCCGCCAAATAATATCTTAAATGTTTCTGAGAATTTTTTATTTATTTCATTGAATGTTTTTAAGAAATCTTCACCGGCTTTTTTGTTAGCATCAGCTATTATTTTTAATATCTCTTCTTTTGATTTTTCCAAATCTTCTTTTTGTTTAGTAAGGAATTCAAATCTATTTTTAGCTTCCTGATATTCATCAAGTGCCATCTCGTTTATATGTCCGAGATTTTTTATTCTTTCATTAATAGTATTGAGTTTATTTTTATAAGATTCTTCATCTATTAAGTTCTGAGTATTTTCTTCAAAGTCTTTTAAGTTAAGAGCATAATTTTCATAGAAATGACTATAAATATCTTTTATTTTATCATTGCTTTGATTTATTCTCTCACCAACTCTTGTTATATTTTCATTTATCTCATTAAGTTTTTTAACTCTTTTCGCTAAACTAGTTTCAAAATTGGATAATGCAGATTCTGCCTTTTTGATTTCATTTGCTTTATGTCTTGATTCGCTTTCAGTTTTGG encodes:
- a CDS encoding redox-sensing transcriptional repressor Rex → MISRTQIMRLLKYKNALRRMKSFGFIKAYSNNLGDAIGITSVQVRKDFSLFNISGNKKGGYNIDDLLEQIDSILGKQISHNIILVGYGKIGKALVNYRGFESESIKIVAAFDHNPEKIDRNASIPILPIEELKDFIINNKIEIAILTVPDLEAQRMFDVICNAGIKGVLNFAPIKLLERPDCIINDVNIADEIESLFYFINDVKDTSSSSKKHKEKADKNN
- a CDS encoding ankyrin repeat domain-containing protein codes for the protein MRYLSFILIFLNTFFALFAQMPNTGRLDQLLDYANAGDTNGIKRLISQGPISSFIDYGDSQGHNALITAASKGYKDIVLLLLSQNANVNLTCIHGKTALTYAADAGYVDIVSYLLAKNANPNIKINSGTTALLQAAGKGYYSIVEMIVNANADLKMMGTYRSGNDDGINYNMTPLMVASYNNHDLIVRLLLDKGSDINYINEYGANALFYAIARGNNDIARLLLERGADANIVATYGPYGNITPLALASTLGLTDVISSLLIGKSDINFKMRDGRTALIWAAIAGKSEAVNSLIMNKANLNIADNDGKTALMFAAENGDYASVEYLINAGAHLNTLDKFKKTALMYAMENGNTEVIDLLTRASLTYNK
- a CDS encoding immunity 17 family protein, with amino-acid sequence MESLINYIKKFPYLFGILIGLLFILAAIFKWNWLLNNNRSNFMISIYEMFGEIGVRILTGILGAVIIISSIIIWIIKK